In Arachis hypogaea cultivar Tifrunner chromosome 2, arahy.Tifrunner.gnm2.J5K5, whole genome shotgun sequence, a genomic segment contains:
- the LOC112730666 gene encoding putative disease resistance RPP13-like protein 1 isoform X3 encodes MLLNSQAVAGYRLVIKFIHLCLVIRLLTMDTVNRVLGKTLGPDLVERLKISLHAAEAVLDDAEYKQLGDNRVRDWLNCLRDAVYDADDFLDAVLTKAATQKEVRSLLPSFFLNRHRKMVDNMEGVVSRIEFLVSQKDILGLQKTTKDNNLSSSSSSWRETTCLMEGSIYGREDDQQALIKTINDNSESRLSVIPIVGMGGVGKTTLAKWAYSVAEGFDLKAWVCISETVDVAEITKKTIEEITKNSCTLGSLNLLQNKLQEILSVKKFFFVLDDVWSEDADKWKQFIAPFHSGAKGSSILLTTRMKEVASVVQTCPSCTLNELSEESCWLLFAANACFPESNGNPTLEDVGRKIVKRCKGLPLAVETLGRFLRGKDDVKDWNVVLINDIWELKNNKIIPALLISYFQLPPYLKRCFVYCSLFPKDYNFEKTELVLLWMAEDLLRLPKRGESLDEVGSECFEELASRLFFKPAEDPADRYVMHDLLHDLGIFLAGDFCNRIEELGEQEKKKVLTRHLSRFPRGTVCPPITKFSNTIAKLESLRTSLYIDDLLSLKSRASKLKYFEFYPFVNLMYYQIQ; translated from the coding sequence GTTGCTCACAATGGATACGGTCAACCGGGTCTTGGGCAAGACACTTGGCCCTGACTTGGTTGAGAGGTTGAAAATTTCTCTGCATGCTGCTGAAGCTGTGCTTGATGATGCTGAGTACAAGCAACTGGGCGACAATCGTGTGAGGGATTGGCTCAACTGTCTGAGAGATGCTGTTTATGATGCTGATGACTTTCTGGACGCTGTACTCACCAAAGCCGCCACTCAAAAGGAGGTACGTTCTTTGTTGCCTAGTTTCTTCCTCAACCGACATAGGAAGATGGTAGATAACATGGAAGGGGTGGTTTCAAGAATAGAAtttcttgtaagtcaaaaagATATCCTTGGTCTTCAAAAGACTACCAAGGATAATAacttgtcatcatcatcatcatcatggcgAGAAACCACATGTCTGATGGAAGGGAGCATATATGGCAGGGAGGATGATCAACAAGCTTTAAtcaaaacaataaatgacaaCAGTGAATCTCGGTTATCTGTGATTCCTATAGTTGGCATGGGTGGGGTTGGTAAAACAACCTTAGCCAAATGGGCATACAGTGTCGCCGAAGGATTTGATCTCAAAGCATGGGTCTGCATCTCTGAAACAGTTGATGTCGCTGAGATTACAAAGAAAACCATTGAGGAGATTACCAAAAATTCTTGTACTCTTGGGAGTTTAAATTTGCTTCAAAATAAACTGCAGGAAATCTTGTCGGTAAAGAAGTTCTTTTTTGTTCTAGACGATGTCTGGAGCGAAGATGCCGATAAGTGGAAGCAATTTATAGCTCCTTTTCACTCTGGGGCTAAGGGTAGTTCAATTCTTCTTACAACTCGTATGAAAGAGGTTGCTTCAGTAGTTCAAACATGTCCCTCTTGCACTCTTAATGAGTTGTCGGAAGAGTCTTGTTGGTTATTGTTTGCAGCCAATGCATGTTTTCCAGAGTCAAACGGGAACCCAACACTAGAGGATGTTGGTAGAAAGATTGTTAAGAGGTGTAAGGGGTTGCCATTAGCTGTAGAAACACTTGGGCGTTTCCTGCGAGGAAAGGATGATGTTAAAGATTGGAATGTTGTTTTAATAAATGACATTTgggaattgaaaaataataaaattattccaGCATTGTTAATAAGCTACTTCCAGCTACCTCCTTACTTGAAGCGTTGTTTCGTTTATTGTTCTTTGTTTCCCAAAGATTATAATTTCGAGAAAACTGAACTCGTTTTGCTGTGGATGGCTGAAGATCTTTTAAGGCTACCAAAAAGAGGAGAGAGTTTGGACGAGGTTGGTTCTGAGTGTTTTGAAGAATTAGCTTCAAGGTTATTTTTTAAACCAGCTGAGGATCCTGCTGACAGGTACGTGATGCATGATCTCTTGCATGACTTGGGAATATTCCTTGCTGGAGACTTCTGTAATAGAATAGAAGAGCTTggtgaacaagaaaagaagaaggttcTCACTCGTCATTTGTCACGTTTCCCACGTGGAACCGTATGTCCTCCAATCACAAAATTCTCTAACACCATCGCGAAATTGGAATCTTTGAGGACATCGTTGTATATCGATGATTTGTTAAGCCTGAAAAGCAGAGCATCAAAGTTGAAATACTTTGAGTTTTATCCTTTCGTGAACTTGATGTATTACCAGATTCAATAG
- the LOC112730666 gene encoding putative disease resistance RPP13-like protein 1 isoform X4, which yields MAGALVGGAFLSGFINVVFDRLLTMDTVNRVLGKTLGPDLVERLKISLHAAEAVLDDAEYKQLGDNRVRDWLNCLRDAVYDADDFLDAVLTKAATQKEVRSLLPSFFLNRHRKMVDNMEGVVSRIEFLVSQKDILGLQKTTKDNNLSSSSSSWRETTCLMEGSIYGREDDQQALIKTINDNSESRLSVIPIVGMGGVGKTTLAKWAYSVAEGFDLKAWVCISETVDVAEITKKTIEEITKNSCTLGSLNLLQNKLQEILSVKKFFFVLDDVWSEDADKWKQFIAPFHSGAKGSSILLTTRMKEVASVVQTCPSCTLNELSEESCWLLFAANACFPESNGNPTLEDVGRKIVKRCKGLPLAVETLGRFLRGKDDVKDWNVVLINDIWELKNNKIIPALLISYFQLPPYLKRCFVYCSLFPKDYNFEKTELVLLWMAEDLLRLPKRGESLDEVGSECFEELASRLFFKPAEDPADRYVMHDLLHDLGIFLAGDFCNRIEELGEQEKKKVLTRHLSRFPRGTVCPPITKFSNTIAKLESLRTSLYIDDLLSLKSRASKLKYFEFYPFVNLMYYQIQ from the coding sequence ATGGCTGGTGCACTTGTTGGTGGAGCTTTCCTTTCTGGCTTCATTAACGTTGTCTTTGACAGGTTGCTCACAATGGATACGGTCAACCGGGTCTTGGGCAAGACACTTGGCCCTGACTTGGTTGAGAGGTTGAAAATTTCTCTGCATGCTGCTGAAGCTGTGCTTGATGATGCTGAGTACAAGCAACTGGGCGACAATCGTGTGAGGGATTGGCTCAACTGTCTGAGAGATGCTGTTTATGATGCTGATGACTTTCTGGACGCTGTACTCACCAAAGCCGCCACTCAAAAGGAGGTACGTTCTTTGTTGCCTAGTTTCTTCCTCAACCGACATAGGAAGATGGTAGATAACATGGAAGGGGTGGTTTCAAGAATAGAAtttcttgtaagtcaaaaagATATCCTTGGTCTTCAAAAGACTACCAAGGATAATAacttgtcatcatcatcatcatcatggcgAGAAACCACATGTCTGATGGAAGGGAGCATATATGGCAGGGAGGATGATCAACAAGCTTTAAtcaaaacaataaatgacaaCAGTGAATCTCGGTTATCTGTGATTCCTATAGTTGGCATGGGTGGGGTTGGTAAAACAACCTTAGCCAAATGGGCATACAGTGTCGCCGAAGGATTTGATCTCAAAGCATGGGTCTGCATCTCTGAAACAGTTGATGTCGCTGAGATTACAAAGAAAACCATTGAGGAGATTACCAAAAATTCTTGTACTCTTGGGAGTTTAAATTTGCTTCAAAATAAACTGCAGGAAATCTTGTCGGTAAAGAAGTTCTTTTTTGTTCTAGACGATGTCTGGAGCGAAGATGCCGATAAGTGGAAGCAATTTATAGCTCCTTTTCACTCTGGGGCTAAGGGTAGTTCAATTCTTCTTACAACTCGTATGAAAGAGGTTGCTTCAGTAGTTCAAACATGTCCCTCTTGCACTCTTAATGAGTTGTCGGAAGAGTCTTGTTGGTTATTGTTTGCAGCCAATGCATGTTTTCCAGAGTCAAACGGGAACCCAACACTAGAGGATGTTGGTAGAAAGATTGTTAAGAGGTGTAAGGGGTTGCCATTAGCTGTAGAAACACTTGGGCGTTTCCTGCGAGGAAAGGATGATGTTAAAGATTGGAATGTTGTTTTAATAAATGACATTTgggaattgaaaaataataaaattattccaGCATTGTTAATAAGCTACTTCCAGCTACCTCCTTACTTGAAGCGTTGTTTCGTTTATTGTTCTTTGTTTCCCAAAGATTATAATTTCGAGAAAACTGAACTCGTTTTGCTGTGGATGGCTGAAGATCTTTTAAGGCTACCAAAAAGAGGAGAGAGTTTGGACGAGGTTGGTTCTGAGTGTTTTGAAGAATTAGCTTCAAGGTTATTTTTTAAACCAGCTGAGGATCCTGCTGACAGGTACGTGATGCATGATCTCTTGCATGACTTGGGAATATTCCTTGCTGGAGACTTCTGTAATAGAATAGAAGAGCTTggtgaacaagaaaagaagaaggttcTCACTCGTCATTTGTCACGTTTCCCACGTGGAACCGTATGTCCTCCAATCACAAAATTCTCTAACACCATCGCGAAATTGGAATCTTTGAGGACATCGTTGTATATCGATGATTTGTTAAGCCTGAAAAGCAGAGCATCAAAGTTGAAATACTTTGAGTTTTATCCTTTCGTGAACTTGATGTATTACCAGATTCAATAG
- the LOC112730610 gene encoding putative disease resistance RPP13-like protein 1, producing MAVALVSGAFLSGFINVVFDRLLTKDTVNLVLGKKLGSRLVERLKISLYAAEAVLDDAEYKQLGDKHVREWLNCLRDAVYDADDLLDAVHTKAATQKEVRSSKLSFFLNRHRKMVDYMEGVVSRIEFLVKQKDDLGLLKSTKDNNLSSSSSPTPSSWRETTCLIQGNIYGREDDQQALIKTINDKSESQLSVIPIVGMGGVGKTTLAKWAYSVVKGFDPKKAWVCISETFHVAEITRKTIEEITKTTCSLASLNLLQNELQKILSGKKFFIVLDDVWSDDADNWKQFITPFHCGAKGSTILLTTRNQEVASVVQTCPSHFLNELSEEYCWLLFAANACFPESNGNQTLEEIGRKIVKKCKGLPLAVETLGRLLRGKGDAKEWKAVLRSDIWEFSTKNSKIIPALLISYFQLPPYLKRCFVYCSLFPKDYNFEKTELVLLWMAEDLLRLPKGGESLEEVGSECFEELASRLFFKKLQDNDKYFKDLASWLFFERSRFFSERFVMHDLLHDLAIFLAGDFYCRIQELREQEEKKVLTRHFSYFPLGRLDHPISKVFKSIVKPEESLRTSLYIDDLLSMESRASKLKYLRVLSFRELDVLPDSIGKLIHLRYLNLSRTDVKTLPESLCNLFNLQTLILYACYKLSMLPNDMHKLVKLRHLDLRGTSLEEMPRGISKLKMPILEYFAVGKHEDNGIQELGGLPNLEGSFEIKKLENVVDARQARSARMLEKNHIDNLSLEWSSGNEMVSNIETERDILDDLQPHNGLKELRMKGYKGERFPDWVGDCSYINMTSVTLESCKNCCMLPSLGQLPCLEYLSIKGLDQLRIIGEEFYKNDSGHHSSPIAPFPSLEELVFANMPCWEEWHVPDPEAFPRLRKLRIKECPTLKGDMLNGISLRMVSSLSDASEVRKLEIRGDHEERYDEMLYRDTLSIGGCESAVKSALNLLACFPEICIVGCSSAVSFPGNCLPKSLQKLIINDCRNLEFPEQQQQKYDLVELQIHNSCDSLTSLSLDVFPNLKNLEIVRCRNLESVSMSEAPHAALQRLSITFCEKLVSLAGEGLAAPNLTFLNVSKCYRLEALPQDMNNLLPSLRSLDIYSCSKICSRLPEGGLPPNLKSLTVGGCEEQVRSLSWMGNLDALTHLTIHGSDCDSVTSFLGSLPHLPSLTTLSIEYFQNLETLECNELLRLTSLQQLRISICHKLGNMEGEKLPPSLLLLKIQYCGLLGEHCKNKHQLIWPKISHIPTIKVDSKQIS from the coding sequence ATGGCTGTTGCACTTGTTAGTGGAGCTTTCCTTTCTGGCTTCATTAACGTTGTCTTTGACAGGTTGCTCACAAAGGATACGGTCAACTTGGtcttgggcaagaagcttggctCTCGCTTGGTTGAGAGGCTGAAAATTTCTCTGTATGCTGCTGAAGCTGTGCTTGATGATGCTGAGTACAAGCAATTGGGCGACAAACATGTGAGGGAGTGGCTCAACTGTCTCAGGGATGCTGTTTATGACGCTGATGACTTGCTGGACGCTGTACACACCAAAGCCGCCACTCAAAAGGAGGTACGTTCTTCAAAGCTTAGTTTCTTCCTCAACCGACATAGGAAGATGGTAGATTACATGGAAGGGGTGGTTTCAAGAATAGAATTTCTTGTAAAGCAGAAAGATGACCTTGGCCTTCTAAAGAGTACCAAGGATAATAacttgtcatcatcatcatcaccaacacCATCATCATGGCGAGAAACCACATGTCTGATACAAGGGAACATATATGGCAGGGAGGATGATCAACAAGCCCTAAtcaaaacaataaatgacaagagtGAATCTCAGTTATCTGTGATTCCTATTGTTGGCATGGGTGGGGTTGGTAAAACAACCTTAGCCAAATGGGCGTACAGTGTCGTGAAAGGATTTGATCCGAAAAAAGCATGGGTCTGCATCTCTGAAACATTTCATGTTGCTGAGATTACAAGGAAAACCATTGAGGAAATTACAAAAACTACTTGTAGCCTTGCGAGTTTAAATTTGCTTCAAAATGAATTGCAGAAAATCTTGTCGGGAAAGAAGTTCTTTATTGTTCTAGACGATGTCTGGAGCGATGATGCCGATAACTGGAAGCAATTTATAACTCCTTTTCACTGTGGGGCTAAGGGTAGTACGATTCTTCTAACAACTCGCAATCAAGAGGTTGCTTCAGTAGTTCAAACATGTCCCTCTCACTTTCTTAATGAGTTGTCGGAAGAGTACTGTTGGTTATTGTTTGCAGCCAATGCATGTTTTCCAGAGTCAAACGGTAATCAAACATTAGAGGAAATCGGTAGAAAGATTGTCAAGAAGTGTAAAGGGTTGCCATTAGCTGTTGAAACACTTGGGCGCTTGTTGCGAGGAAAGGGTGATGCTAAAGAATGGAAAGCTGTTTTAAGGAGTGACATCTGGGAATTTTCTAcgaaaaatagtaaaattattCCAGCATTGTTAATAAGCTACTTCCAGCTACCTCCTTACTTGAAGCGTTGTTTCGTTTACTGTTCTTTGTTTCCCAAAGATTATAACTTCGAGAAAACTGAACTAGTTTTGCTGTGGATGGCTGAAGATCTTTTAAGGCTACCAAAGGGAGGAGAGAGTTTAGAAGAGGTTGGTTCTGAGTGTTTTGAAGAATTAGCTTCGAGGTTATTCTTTAAAAAGCTTCAAGACAATGACAAGTATTTTAAAGATTTAGCTTCATGGTTATTTTTTGAACGATCTCGGTTTTTCTCTGAGAGGTTCGTGATGCATGATCTCTTGCATGACTTGGCAATATTCcttgctggagacttctattgtAGAATACAAGAGCTTCGTGAACAAGAAGAGAAGAAGGTTCTCACTCGCCATTTCTCATATTTCCCACTTGGAAGGTTAGATCATCCAATCTCAAAAGTCTTTAAGTCCATTGTGAAGCCAGAAGAATCTTTGAGGACATCGTTGTATATCGATGATTTGTTAAGCATGGAAAGCAGAGCATCAAAGTTGAAATACTTGAGAGTTTTATCCTTTCGTGAACTTGATGTATTACCAGATTCAATAGGTAAATTGATTCATCTACGCTATTTGAATCTCTCTCGGACCGATGTTAAGACATTACCAGAGTCACTATGCAACTTGTTTAATCTACAAACATTAATATTGTATGCATGTTATAAGCTGAGCATGTTGCCCAATGACATGCATAAACTTGTGAAATTACGGCATCTTGATCTTAGGGGAACTTCTTTGGAAGAAATGCCTAGAGGAATAAGTAAATTGAAAATGCCTATTTTAGAATACTTTGCGGTGGGCAAGCACGAAGACAATGGAATACAGGAATTAGGAGGGCTCCCAAATCTTGAAGGATCATTTGAGATTAAGAAGTTGGAAAATGTTGTTGATGCGAGACAAGCAAGGAGTGCAAGGATGTTGGAGAAGAACCACATTGACAACTTATCGTTGGAATGGTCTTCAGGTAATGAGATGGTTTCCAACATAGAGACTGAGAGAGATATACTCGATGACTTGCaaccgcacaatggcttgaaagagTTGAGAATGAAGGGATACAAGGGCGAAAGATTTCCAGATTGGGTGGGGGACTGTTCCTACATTAATATGACAAGCGTAACACTAGAATCTTGCAAGAATTGCTGCATGCTACCTTCACTTGGACAGCTGCCATGTCTTGAGTACCTGAGCATTAAAGGTTTGGATCAGCTGAGGATTATTGGCGAAGAGTTTTACAAGAATGACAGCGGTCATCATTCTTCGCCTATTGCACCGTTTCCTTCACTCGAGGAATTGGTGTTTGCTAACATGCCATGCTGGGAGGAGTGGCACGTACCTGACCCAGAAGCTTTTCCTCGGCTTAGGAAACTTCGAATAAAAGAGTGTCCAACGTTAAAGGGAGATATGCTTAATGGCATATCCTTGAGAATGGTTTCTTCTTTGTCGGATGCTTCCGAAGTTCGCAAACTGGAAATACGGGGAGATCATGAAGAAAGGTATGATGAGATGCTATATCGGGATACTTTATCAATTGGGGGATGTGAATCCGCAGTGAAGTCTGCATTAAACCTTCTAGCTTGCTTCCCAGAAATATGTATCGTGGGGTGTTCGTCTGCTGTATCCTTTCCGGGCAATTGTTTACCTAAATCTCTGCAAAAGCTGATAATCAATGATTGCAGAAACTTGGAATTTCCTGAGCAACAACAGCAGAAGTATGATTTGGTAGAGCTACAAATACATAACAGTTGTGATTCACTGACCTCCTTGTCGTTGGATGTCTTTCCCAATCTCAAGAATTTGGAGATAGTCAGGTGTAGGAATCTGGAATCAGTGTCAATGTCAGAGGCACCACACGCTGCTCTTCAACGTCTATCCATTACTTTCTGCGAGAAATTAGTGTCATTAGCAGGAGAAGGACTGGCTGCACCCAACTTGACTTTTCTCAATGTTAGCAAATGCTACAGGTTGGAGGCATTGCCACAGGACATGAATAATCTTCTCCCAAGTTTACGGTCTCTGGATATATATAGTTGCTCGAAAATTTGTAGCAGGTTGCCAGAGGGTGGTTTGCCGCCTAACTTGAAATCACTTACTGTGGGAGGTTGCGAGGAACAAGTGAGGAGTCTATCATGGATGGGCAACTTGGATGCCCTCACTCATCTTACCATTCATGGTTCTGATTGTGATAGCGTGACGTCATTCCTAGGTTCGCTGCCTCACCTTCCCTCCCTTACCACTCTTTCTATTGAATACTTCCAGAATCTGGAGACATTGGAGTGCAACGAGCTTCTCCGCCTCACCTCCCTTCAACAATTACGCATTTCAATCTGCCACAAGCTGGGGAATATGGAAGGAGAAAAGTTGCCTCCCTCTCTCTTGCTACTCAAAATTCAATACTGTGGTTTGCTGGGAGAACACTGCAAGAACAAGCATCAACTAATCTGGCCCAAAATTTCCCACATCCCCACCATTAAAGTCGATAGCAAACAAATTTCGTGA
- the LOC112730666 gene encoding putative disease resistance RPP13-like protein 1 isoform X5, whose protein sequence is MLLNSQAVAGYRLLTMDTVNRVLGKTLGPDLVERLKISLHAAEAVLDDAEYKQLGDNRVRDWLNCLRDAVYDADDFLDAVLTKAATQKEVRSLLPSFFLNRHRKMVDNMEGVVSRIEFLVSQKDILGLQKTTKDNNLSSSSSSWRETTCLMEGSIYGREDDQQALIKTINDNSESRLSVIPIVGMGGVGKTTLAKWAYSVAEGFDLKAWVCISETVDVAEITKKTIEEITKNSCTLGSLNLLQNKLQEILSVKKFFFVLDDVWSEDADKWKQFIAPFHSGAKGSSILLTTRMKEVASVVQTCPSCTLNELSEESCWLLFAANACFPESNGNPTLEDVGRKIVKRCKGLPLAVETLGRFLRGKDDVKDWNVVLINDIWELKNNKIIPALLISYFQLPPYLKRCFVYCSLFPKDYNFEKTELVLLWMAEDLLRLPKRGESLDEVGSECFEELASRLFFKPAEDPADRYVMHDLLHDLGIFLAGDFCNRIEELGEQEKKKVLTRHLSRFPRGTVCPPITKFSNTIAKLESLRTSLYIDDLLSLKSRASKLKYFEFYPFVNLMYYQIQ, encoded by the coding sequence GTTGCTCACAATGGATACGGTCAACCGGGTCTTGGGCAAGACACTTGGCCCTGACTTGGTTGAGAGGTTGAAAATTTCTCTGCATGCTGCTGAAGCTGTGCTTGATGATGCTGAGTACAAGCAACTGGGCGACAATCGTGTGAGGGATTGGCTCAACTGTCTGAGAGATGCTGTTTATGATGCTGATGACTTTCTGGACGCTGTACTCACCAAAGCCGCCACTCAAAAGGAGGTACGTTCTTTGTTGCCTAGTTTCTTCCTCAACCGACATAGGAAGATGGTAGATAACATGGAAGGGGTGGTTTCAAGAATAGAAtttcttgtaagtcaaaaagATATCCTTGGTCTTCAAAAGACTACCAAGGATAATAacttgtcatcatcatcatcatcatggcgAGAAACCACATGTCTGATGGAAGGGAGCATATATGGCAGGGAGGATGATCAACAAGCTTTAAtcaaaacaataaatgacaaCAGTGAATCTCGGTTATCTGTGATTCCTATAGTTGGCATGGGTGGGGTTGGTAAAACAACCTTAGCCAAATGGGCATACAGTGTCGCCGAAGGATTTGATCTCAAAGCATGGGTCTGCATCTCTGAAACAGTTGATGTCGCTGAGATTACAAAGAAAACCATTGAGGAGATTACCAAAAATTCTTGTACTCTTGGGAGTTTAAATTTGCTTCAAAATAAACTGCAGGAAATCTTGTCGGTAAAGAAGTTCTTTTTTGTTCTAGACGATGTCTGGAGCGAAGATGCCGATAAGTGGAAGCAATTTATAGCTCCTTTTCACTCTGGGGCTAAGGGTAGTTCAATTCTTCTTACAACTCGTATGAAAGAGGTTGCTTCAGTAGTTCAAACATGTCCCTCTTGCACTCTTAATGAGTTGTCGGAAGAGTCTTGTTGGTTATTGTTTGCAGCCAATGCATGTTTTCCAGAGTCAAACGGGAACCCAACACTAGAGGATGTTGGTAGAAAGATTGTTAAGAGGTGTAAGGGGTTGCCATTAGCTGTAGAAACACTTGGGCGTTTCCTGCGAGGAAAGGATGATGTTAAAGATTGGAATGTTGTTTTAATAAATGACATTTgggaattgaaaaataataaaattattccaGCATTGTTAATAAGCTACTTCCAGCTACCTCCTTACTTGAAGCGTTGTTTCGTTTATTGTTCTTTGTTTCCCAAAGATTATAATTTCGAGAAAACTGAACTCGTTTTGCTGTGGATGGCTGAAGATCTTTTAAGGCTACCAAAAAGAGGAGAGAGTTTGGACGAGGTTGGTTCTGAGTGTTTTGAAGAATTAGCTTCAAGGTTATTTTTTAAACCAGCTGAGGATCCTGCTGACAGGTACGTGATGCATGATCTCTTGCATGACTTGGGAATATTCCTTGCTGGAGACTTCTGTAATAGAATAGAAGAGCTTggtgaacaagaaaagaagaaggttcTCACTCGTCATTTGTCACGTTTCCCACGTGGAACCGTATGTCCTCCAATCACAAAATTCTCTAACACCATCGCGAAATTGGAATCTTTGAGGACATCGTTGTATATCGATGATTTGTTAAGCCTGAAAAGCAGAGCATCAAAGTTGAAATACTTTGAGTTTTATCCTTTCGTGAACTTGATGTATTACCAGATTCAATAG
- the LOC140180883 gene encoding putative disease resistance RPP13-like protein 1: MLTIAGYKAERFPDWVGHCSYNNMTSVSLVFCKNCCMLPSLGQLPSFKSLRIEGFLQLKRIGDEFYKSDSNHHSLPTPFPSLENLVFNNMPCWEEWHVPDPKSFPQLKKLRIGNCPMLNGIFRRRVSSLLDVSKVGKLEFPQQRYDLVDLIIYICDSLTSLWLDIFPNFKDLQIRDCGNLESVSISEPPHATLQRLIISGCSKLVSFGGEGLAAPNLTHLQVTYCDKLEALPRDMKSLLTSLQSLKIYGCPNICRLPKGGLPPNLKSLVVGIGEQQTRDLSWMANLHALTHLEIYGEYCDNIKSYPEVGSLPHLPSLTTLEILHFRKLETLECNELLRLTSLQQLHIYRCPKLENMEGEKLPPSLLLLEVFHCHLLEKHCKNKHQLIWHKISHIPSVKFFE; the protein is encoded by the coding sequence ATGTTGACAATCGCGGGATACAAGGCCGAAAGATTTCCAGATTGGGTGGGTCACTGTTCTTACAACAATATGACGAGTGTATCTCTAGTGTTTTGCAAGAATTGCTGCATGCTGCCTTCACTTGGACAACTGCCATCTTTTAAGTCCCTGAGAATTGAAGGTTTTCTTCAGCTCAAGCGTATTGGTGATGAGTTTTACAAGAGTGACAGCAATCATCATTCTTTGCCTACACCGTTTCCCTCACTTGAGAATTTGGTGTTTAATAACATGCCATGCTGGGAGGAGTGGCACGTACCTGACCCAAAATCTTTTCCTCAGCTTAAGAAACTTCGAATAGGAAATTGTCCAATGTTAAACGGCATATTCAGGAGAAGGGTTTCTTCTTTGTTGGATGTTTCCAAAGTAGGCAAGCTGGAATTCCCGCAGCAGAGGTATGATTTGGTAGACCTAATAATATACATCTGTGATTCACTGACCTCCTTGTGGTTGGATATCTTTCCCAATTTCAAGGATCTCCAGATAAGAGATTGTGGGAATCTGGAATCAGTGTCAATTTCAGAGCCACCACACGCTACGCTTCAACGTCTCATAATCAGTGGGTGCTCCAAATTAGTGTCATTTGGAGGAGAAGGACTGGCTGCACCCAACTTGACTCATCTTCAAGTCACATATTGCGACAAGTTGGAGGCATTACCACGTGACATGAAGAGTCTACTCACAAGTTTACAGTCTCTCAAGATATATGGTTGCCCAAACATTTGCAGGTTACCAAAGGGTGGTTTACCGCCTAACTTGAAATCACTTGTTGTGGGAATTGGCGAGCAACAAACGAGGGATCTATCATGGATGGCCAACTTGCACGCCCTCACTCATCTTGAAATTTATGGTGAATACTGCGACAACATAAAGTCATACCCAGAGGTGGGTTCGCTGCCTCACCTTCCCTCCCTTACCACTCTTGAGATATTGCACTTCCGTAAACTGGAGACATTGGAGTGCAACGAGCTTCTCCGCCTCACCTCCCTCCAACAACTACACATTTATCGGTGTCCAAAGCTGGAGAATATGGAAGGAGAAAAGCTGCCGCCCTCTCTCTTGCTACTTGAAGTTTTTCACTGTCATTTGCTGGAAAAACACTGCAAGAACAAGCATCAACTAATCTGGCACAAAATTTCCCACATCCCCAGCGTTAAATTTTTTGAATAG